Proteins encoded within one genomic window of Thunnus maccoyii chromosome 22, fThuMac1.1, whole genome shotgun sequence:
- the LOC121889420 gene encoding complement C1q-like protein 3 has protein sequence MKEKLEILENMLKDSETRLINSESQIAELKYQANQKTIFSAALGGRGTIGPFNKDTSLIYRKVITNVGTAYSPSTGIFTAPVAGVYYFTIFYHAGGKHEGKLFLYKNNQVMVMTPDHRSDSDTADNGGNAVFLQLQQGDQVYVHLAANAHAWGYDHHTTFSGFLVTQM, from the exons ATGAAAGAAAAATTGGaaattttggaaaatatgctgaAAGACAGTGAAACCAGGCTGATCAACAGTGAGAGCCAGATTGCTGAACTAAAGTATCAAg CAAACCAAAAGACGATATTTAGTGCAGCATTGGGAGGACGTGGCACCATTGGACCCTTCAACAAAGACACATCTTTAATCTACAGAAAAGTTATTACAAACGTTGGCACTGCTTACAGTCCATCAACAG GTATCTTCACTGCACCTGTTGCAGGTGTTTATTACTTTACCATCTTCTATCATGCTGGAGGAAAGCATGAGGGAAAGCTGTTCTTGTACAAGAACAACCAGGTGATGGTCATGACCCCTGATCATCGGTCAGACTCTGATACAGCCGATAATGGAGGAAACGCAGTgttcctgcagctgcagcaagGTGACCAGGTGTATGTCCACTTGGCTGCAAACGCACATGCTTGGGGATACGACCACCATACAACTTTCAGCGGTTTTCTGgtcactcaaatgtaa